The Kluyveromyces marxianus DMKU3-1042 DNA, complete genome, chromosome 7 DNA segment CAATATGGAGGATACTACTAAGTTGAATACCTCTAAATTGGGGACCAAAGAGTATTGGGATGACTTCTATTCTCTAGAGAAGAGGAATTTCGAGGAAAATCCTGAGGACCTAGGAGAATGCTGGTTCGCGGACAATGATGCAGAGGAAAAAATGGTGGAGTTTCTACTTGACAATTTGGGGGAATATGAGATTAAACAAGATAGCACGATGATTGATCTTGGGACCGGAAATGGACATCTTTTATTCAGTTTGCTAGAAGAAGGATTTAATGGGAAGATGGTTGGTGTTGATTATTCCGAAAAATCGGTAGAGTTCGCCAATGAAATTCTGGAAACGAAGTATAGTGATAAGGAGAACGTCAAATTTGAAGCTGCTGATATATTTAGTGATGAATGGGCTCCAGGGACTTTTGACATTGTATTAGATAAGGGAACTCTAGATGCCATCGCCTTGAGCGGTATCAAATTCAGCCATGGGAAAACTGTGGTTGATTTATACCCCAAGGTTATAGAAAAGCTTTTAAGCAAAAACAGTGTCTTTTTGATCACTTCCTGTAACTTCACAGAAGATGAACTAATAAAGATCATTGAAACAGattcattaaaaaaatggaaatccATACCATACCCGGTGTTTGAGTTTGGTGGTGTTAAAGGTACTCCAATCTGCAGTGTGGCATTCGTTAAACTATaggaaataaaacaattatTTGTTTGCTTGGGTTTGCTACTTATATtaatgaacaaaataaaagtttatatatatatatatatcggGTCTAGTAATTGATTAATTTTCCGGTACATGTTCAGTCATTAAATCATAAAGCTGATCAGCTATCTCGGGCTTAGCAGTTCTAAGAGCATACTGTACGGGAAGTTTGTTTTCATCAACTGTAATTACTCTGACAAATTTATCGCCATGCAGAGAGCCCGGGAAACCCTTCTTGATGCAGAACCCTTTCACCAATGGCAAATTCAAAACGACCTTCAATAATCCACGCGATCTCATGATGATTCTAGCCTTTTCGGAGTTTTTATCCTTATTGAGATGGAGTGTACCGACACCTCTTTCCTTCCATCCTTCTTTTATATCAGTCAATTGGTATAATTTGATATTCGTTTGGAACAACGATTCCTCAGTTTCCTCTCCAGacttgatttcttgttttgtGAGTTTAACAATTGGCTCAGTAATTGGAGTTGATGTGCTTTCTTTGGTATCAGATACGGATCGTGTTTCATTCCCAGATTTATCATCTTCCTTCGATTCAACTTTTGCTGCTTTGAACCCTGCACCAAAGGATAGGCCTGCACCAAAAGAGAATCCGGAGCTAGGTTTTCCAGCATCCTTATCGTCTGTAGTTTTCTTAACCGCACCGAATCCACTAGAAAATGGTGTAGATGAGCCAAATGGCTTGGAGGCTGCCCCAAAACCCATTGAGAAGCTGGAAGACTGTCCAAAAGCAGgctttttctctttggtCTCGTCTTTGGCCTCGTCTTTAGCTTCGTCTTTGGCCTCGTCTTTAGCTTCGTCTTTAGCCTCATCTTTAGTCTCAACTTCGGCCTCATCTTTGTTTTTAACTTCCTCCGTGACATCcttcttggtttcttctggtttgGATACTTCCCTCAATTCTCCTTCAGACTTTTCTACCGTCTCCGAGTCATCCTTGGAGCTTTCTGCGTCTTCCTTGTTTGCCTCTTCCTGTTGCTCTTGTTTCTCTGCTTGCTCTACCTTGGCCCTTTTATTTTGTGTTTCTGGACCTTCAGAAGAGGAGTGTTCCTCTTTGAGCTCGCGCTTCTTCGTATCTTTCGCAAGTTCTGGCATTTTATAAGGGTCCTAAGGTGTCACAGTGGTTGTGCTGCTTCCATCTGAACCCTTTTTTAGTTATTTTATTACTGTAATAGTAACGGTAAGTTTCCTCATTGCAAAGATTTTTGACAGAAAAATATCCAATGCAAGTACTAAAGGTGACGTATATAGAAAGAGCACAACATAGAAGCTATCCTAGGTTGCTTAGGAAAAGTGTAGATATAAATTTAGATTTCGTAATACATTTTAGTTACCTATACAGTTCTTCTATCTGAGAGATAGTGCACAATTGGGTTTACACCTGAGGCTTGAGTCAATTTTTCGAACCATGCGAGAAGAATACCGCCATGTTTTTGGCCTTCCGGTATCGACATGCCCTTGTAGAGATATTTTACCAATACATCCTGTTGCTTGGCATCCAATTGCTTGATTATGTTGGCGATATCGGCTTGTCTAACCTGGGTTAGTACTTCTAACACACCAAAAAAGTACTGTGATTTTGCTTGTTCATCTGCACTGTATGGTGGTTCACTCGTGAAAACCTGAACTGCGGAAACGAAATCGCCTGAAGCAGCATAAGCACGTAATTGCTGAATAGCTGGTTGTAGTTCCTGTAGTGTTAGGAGATGTGAGTAGGGTGGCTTTAGGTCCTCCACTGTCAATCTTCCACTTTCAGGGTCATAAGCATCGATGTCAATTCTTCTCCAATCCTCCATAATGAAATTTGCTTCGAGCTTTGAGTCTCAAGGTAAACAAGCTTCGTTgatttatatatagataAACTCACAAAGTCGTGGTTCCTACTTACTTCACCACCTAAGCTGAATATAAGGctctttatctttattAAAGGCTTGTTCCTCTAGAAAAGGTTTCGATTTCCTACTAATAGGAGAAGGTCGGGTAATGATTATCCGGGTAACGTATAAATgttatttatatatagcAGGCGGTAAGGTAAAGATCATACATATATCAGGCTTACAGATAGATGGTAGTATCTAGCAGCATAACGATGGGTACGCGAGATCTATTAGAGAGTCTATAGTACGATAGGGAAAATCTtattaaatatattgatGCTTTATTATATAGTGTTTATAAAAGATGATGGACAATATTAACGTCTGTATCCATGTAGTCAGTTTATTCTCACCTATTGGATGATCTTGTTATCTGGAATACCACTGTACTCGCCGTATCCTAGGGCCAAGTTGATATTTTGTAGACATTGGGTGGCAGCACCCTTCAACAAGTTATCTATTGTGGCGCAAACGACAACACGGTCACCGGCATCGTTCACTTTGAAACCACCAACGACTACGCCGTGTGTGCCTGAAACATCTTTAACTAGTGGGATATCGTCAGCAACATGAACCAACTTCTCATTGGCATAAAATTCTTGGTACAAAGTCTTAATCTGTTCGGATGTTAGAgagttcttcttgattGGAATAGAAATAGTGTGAGAAATACCTTGGAACCACTGGGCAACGTGTGGGATGAATGCAACCTCTAGTCCTAAACGAGTAGAGATTTCACGTTCGTGGATGTGGTTTGTCAAAGAGTAAGGAATTAAGTTGTTGTTTAAGAACTTTGGATCATTTTTAGGAGATGGTGTAGTACCAGCACCGGAATAGCCAGAGACACCGAACACCGTTGGTAAACCTGTGATAAATTCGACTAATGGGGCAATTGCAACTTGGGCACCAGTAGCGTAACAGCCGGGGTTAACGATCTTCTTAGCGTTAGCAATTGCATCCCTGTTGTTGAGCTCTGGTAATCCATATGCCCATTCGGTTTCAGGCACGAATCTGTGATCCGCAGAAAGGTCGACAATTTTCGATTTACCTTCAGCTACAGATTCAATTGCTTCAACGAAGGGCTCGCAAACTTTGTTTGGCAAAGCCATAACCCACACGTCAACAGCATTTTCAGTTTCCAATTTCTTGATGTCTTCGATTTGTAAATTTGAATAGATGATTTCAGATTTGGTATAGCCTTCTAACTTCTTACCAGCATTTTGACGAGAAGAAACGTGAGATAGTTCCAGGTAGGGATGGGAGTTTATCAAGGAAATCAAATTTTGACCAGTATAACCTCTTGCACCAATCAATGCAACTTTGCGTGGAGCCTGGTTAGTGCCTTCTACCTTAGGAGCAGATCTTGCCTTGGTAGAGTAAGCTCTTGATGATTGACCATTGGCAAATACCCCACTTGTAGAGCCATTGGACGTAGAACCGTGTCCAGTTGATGCCAAGTCTTTTGTAAACTCGCTGATTAATTTGGAGACAGTCTCCAAATCATCGATACCATACCAAAATAATACCTTTCCATTCTTTAGGTAAGAACCATCCGATTTGTTGAAATGCCATGCAATATTGgcatcatcttcattgaCAATCCATTGCAAAGCTGGGAAGTCACGGTTCAAAGCACTGAACACATTATCAGTGACATTGTTCAACCAGCCTGTCTTAGAAGACAAGAACTTGTCAAGCTTTGGAACGGAAGAGTTTGTCTTAACAACCGCAAGTACGTCTAGAGGTTCATCAGCGTAAGAAGTGAAAGTGGATTCACTTAGTTCTTTCAAATAAGAAGCCACGGATTGGTTACCAGCTTGAATTTC contains these protein-coding regions:
- the EFM4 gene encoding Efm4p, whose protein sequence is MEDTTKLNTSKLGTKEYWDDFYSLEKRNFEENPEDLGECWFADNDAEEKMVEFLLDNLGEYEIKQDSTMIDLGTGNGHLLFSLLEEGFNGKMVGVDYSEKSVEFANEILETKYSDKENVKFEAADIFSDEWAPGTFDIVLDKGTLDAIALSGIKFSHGKTVVDLYPKVIEKLLSKNSVFLITSCNFTEDELIKIIETDSLKKWKSIPYPVFEFGGVKGTPICSVAFVKL
- the YRB2 gene encoding Yrb2p, with protein sequence MPELAKDTKKRELKEEHSSSEGPETQNKRAKVEQAEKQEQQEEANKEDAESSKDDSETVEKSEGELREVSKPEETKKDVTEEVKNKDEAEVETKDEAKDEAKDEAKDEAKDEAKDETKEKKPAFGQSSSFSMGFGAASKPFGSSTPFSSGFGAVKKTTDDKDAGKPSSGFSFGAGLSFGAGFKAAKVESKEDDKSGNETRSVSDTKESTSTPITEPIVKLTKQEIKSGEETEESLFQTNIKLYQLTDIKEGWKERGVGTLHLNKDKNSEKARIIMRSRGLLKVVLNLPLVKGFCIKKGFPGSLHGDKFVRVITVDENKLPVQYALRTAKPEIADQLYDLMTEHVPEN
- the ARC15 gene encoding Arc15p, whose translation is MEDWRRIDIDAYDPESGRLTVEDLKPPYSHLLTLQELQPAIQQLRAYAASGDFVSAVQVFTSEPPYSADEQAKSQYFFGVLEVLTQVRQADIANIIKQLDAKQQDVLVKYLYKGMSIPEGQKHGGILLAWFEKLTQASGVNPIVHYLSDRRTV
- the ARG56 gene encoding bifunctional acetylglutamate kinase/N-acetyl-gamma-glutamyl-phosphate reductase encodes the protein MCAAPAKLLVSMKGLNPSRLSQVTSILSRYSATASLPKKRVGYSRRFITSSNGVGSTGTRSTVIQLLNNIGSKREVEQYLKYFTSVSQQQFAVIKVGGAIISDNLQELASCLAFLYHVGLYPIVLHGTGPQVNGRLEAQGIEPDYIDGIRITDDHTMAVVRKCFLEQNLKLVTALEQLGVRARPITSGVFTAEYLDKEKYKLVGNITSVARDPIEASIKAGALPILTSLAETESGQMLNVNADVAAGELARVFEPLKIVYLNEKGGIINGSTGEKVSVINLDEEYDDLMKQSWVKFGTKLKIKEIKELLDFLPRSSSVAIINVQDLQKELFTDSGAGTLIRRGYKLIQRSSLTEFPSPDALRDILQRDPEIQAGNQSVASYLKELSESTFTSYADEPLDVLAVVKTNSSVPKLDKFLSSKTGWLNNVTDNVFSALNRDFPALQWIVNEDDANIAWHFNKSDGSYLKNGKVLFWYGIDDLETVSKLISEFTKDLASTGHGSTSNGSTSGVFANGQSSRAYSTKARSAPKVEGTNQAPRKVALIGARGYTGQNLISLINSHPYLELSHVSSRQNAGKKLEGYTKSEIIYSNLQIEDIKKLETENAVDVWVMALPNKVCEPFVEAIESVAEGKSKIVDLSADHRFVPETEWAYGLPELNNRDAIANAKKIVNPGCYATGAQVAIAPLVEFITGLPTVFGVSGYSGAGTTPSPKNDPKFLNNNLIPYSLTNHIHEREISTRLGLEVAFIPHVAQWFQGISHTISIPIKKNSLTSEQIKTLYQEFYANEKLVHVADDIPLVKDVSGTHGVVVGGFKVNDAGDRVVVCATIDNLLKGAATQCLQNINLALGYGEYSGIPDNKIIQ